GGAACAGGATTAGCGATTTGACTCCCTTGTAGTGTGGAAACAAGAGTAGCAACAGTAGTAACACTAGGATCACCGTGAGATACAGGAGGAATAACAAATCTGTGATAATCTTCTTGAACAGCTCCGAGACGGATAAGTTGTCCAGGTTCATGAAATCCCTTAAATACTCACGATGCCTGTTATAGCTCAAATTACTCAAAATTCGCTCTATGTACACACTACCAAATGTTTCTTCCGTACACTCCTCACTACGCACCGTGTTACATTCTAACACATTGTCCACATTATCTACACTCTCTACTGTGTCTACTGGGTCCTCATTTTCCACATTTTCCACACTCTCTACACTGTCCCCACTGTTGGTAAGAGATTCGATGAGATCGATGGATACTTTCTTCATGAGAGTGTCGGACTTGGCGAACGGGTTAAACTTCCACTGCGTAAAGGGGTGTAAAAACTGGTCATCCAGACAAAACAACGATGTCAACAGCAGCAAAATATAAAAGGGGCCAAAATTACCCAAAAGCGTAAACACCGAACCATAAACCATCAGCGCCATTCCACCAAAAAGCCTACAACTCCTGTGCGGAGTAACTATGAAAACACTCAGAACCACctcataaaataataatccCACCGTGAGTAACGTGTTCAAGAAAGAATACTTCGCCACGGCGCgtgttaaaaaatgggCAAAAAATGTGGGCAGTGGTATGGAGgttaaaatgtgttgaaaATTAAGCTTAAGAAAAATCTTATAGAGCCCTGAGAGGAGTACGACTCTGTACGACAGGAGTCTGAAGCTCCACTTGACAAGCGAGGGCAAATCCAGGCTCAAATGTTTATCAAAGAATTTAAAGGGCGAAAAGATGAAAATTGCGAGAAATCCAACCTCGAGTAGTAGTAAATCCGACACCGTCTTGGGCAAAGACCTGAACAGCGCCACCAGCGACAACTTCAGCACCCAAAGCAGCAAAAACGAGTACATGCAGTTGAACCCCGTTAAAAACATTATGAACGAGGTTAGGATCCCGACAAAGGGGACGATTCGGAGTGTGAAGTCTGAGATTGGGAGGATGAGGAAGAGGCTGGGGAACTCTGTGATCGCCTCGTAAAACGATTTACTGGCGATATTTTGGAGAAACGAATAGCTGGCAGCGTCGTACATCCCAGCAGTGCCAAACAGGCCCAAAACCTGGTTAATATTAGAAATAAACGAGAAAAAGTAAACCAGCGAAAGCATGCGGCAGAAGAAACTGGCGCTAATTTCATACGTGTGACACCTGGACCTGAGGCACTTGTCCTCATTCTCCAAAATCACAAAGCCCTCACTCAACTCAAACTCGCCGCTACGCGGAGTATAACTCACACTCGTCAACTGAGACTCGTCATCACCAGAAAACACACACTCCTCCATCTACAACAATCTATCCACGGTAcataattatcattaaattatcattaaataataattaaataagtatttttattaattgttTATCGGTGGGACTGTGGAAATTATGTCTAACTTTGGTGGATTGGGAGATAAAAGAGTTAACTCGTAATTATCAGTGGCTAggggtaaaaattacctttttATTCGAGGGAATTGCGATACTAAGGAAAAATCTGATTTGAAGGCCATTTAACGCCTGAGTTCCAGAATGTGCAGAAGGTGCACATAGCTAATGCGTAACCAGTCAAATAAGcccaaatttaacaaaatttaaccaaattaagcccaaatttaaccaaattaaGGCCAAATTAAGGCAAATTTCAGGGGTAAAATTAGGCTTAAAACTGGTTTTTTTCGGTTTTTAGGAATTTTTACTATTCCGGGATTTACACGTGGAATCTCCATAATCCCAAATTTCCCCCAAATTTCACTCAATAACTCCAAATTAACCAcaaataactaaaaaaaattaaataaataaaattaattaaaattaattaaatagttgaaaaaaattatttgagGTGTAAATGTGAAGTGTGAATTGTGAACTGTGAACGGGAAGTTACCCGATGGAGGAGTTAATTTGTGAGcttaaaatgtttaattttaaaaggttaaaattgATCTCAAGTGCCGTTCCGAGGATTTTTTTGTCGTCTTATTTACTCTTTCGGCAGTCTGATTTCACCCCTCACTCGCTCTGTTATAACATCAACTTCCATCCTTCCGATCGCACAATTTCCCTTTTCAATAAATATCCCAACCCTAACACGAGTTTACACTCTCAACACTCCACTTGTTATTCTACTCCTGTACAACTCCGTAATCCTATGGCCCGTTATGACTTGGTGGTTTTGGGCGGGGGTCCGGCTGGAATGGCGGCGGCAAAGGAAGCCGCCAGGTTAGGCAAGAGGACAGTACTGTTTGACTACGTGACACCGTCACCCAGGGGTACGTCTTGGGGTGTTGGCGGTACCTGCGTCAACGTCGGGTGTATCCCCAAGAAACTCATGCACTACGCCAGCCTACTCAGGAGCACACAATACGACAGGTTTCAATATGGGATCACAAGCTCACCGGATCAAGAACAGGTCAACTGGAC
The Theileria parva strain Muguga chromosome 3 map unlocalized ctg_530, whole genome shotgun sequence DNA segment above includes these coding regions:
- a CDS encoding Lipase maturation factor family protein, which translates into the protein MEECVFSGDDESQLTSVSYTPRSGEFELSEGFVILENEDKCLRSRCHTYEISASFFCRMLSLVYFFSFISNINQVLGLFGTAGMYDAASYSFLQNIASKSFYEAITEFPSLFLILPISDFTLRIVPFVGILTSFIMFLTGFNCMYSFLLLWVLKLSLVALFRSLPKTVSDLLLLEVGFLAIFIFSPFKFFDKHLSLDLPSLVKWSFRLLSYRVVLLSGLYKIFLKLNFQHILTSIPLPTFFAHFLTRAVAKYSFLNTLLTVGLLFYEVVLSVFIVTPHRSCRLFGGMALMVYGSVFTLLGNFGPFYILLLLTSLFCLDDQFLHPFTQWKFNPFAKSDTLMKKVSIDLIESLTNSGDSVESVENVENEDPVDTVESVDNVDNVLECNTVRSEECTEETFGSVYIERILSNLSYNRHREYLRDFMNLDNLSVSELFKKIITDLLFLLYLTVILVLLLLLLLFPHYKGVKSLILFLVCVLLKSHCEAVRTKISLLQGEYTLFLLQSILIFEMVKNGPNTWSFLLWIGLTELQLNLSKKMDNMHHLTKMIIQSFLFIHLIVFSVRVFQHSVTEILTPQSNNIRSVNINTMSNINTMSNINTMSNINTISSGMNNFYSVSNYRNVFRVGRDRYELVIEGTNESVVTTRTHWEEYYFKRKPSKLDQFPHLTPFYQYFLDDILVQSFNLQYNNSNSNSNSSSNRNNRNSVRKKKYVVTTGDTGDTGDTVEGTGDSVDRVNGDELPYAVTEKFIFDLLRMLLMGSGEVKNLMYNPFEGTKPKYTRVLLYKYYFSNLHSGNSNTRSKNWYYRNLVTELIPPLYYNSRGTLSQSHNTTNSTNYTNSTVNTVNSRVNREKREKSAVNSTNGVNKVEEMVHMVHVIPASSHPGVPLDMADSFNHKVPNVDGIIITSK